In uncultured Bacteroides sp., the following proteins share a genomic window:
- a CDS encoding metallophosphoesterase, which translates to MKNKKIIWGIVTIITIVVFILWVKQWNVWFGNPKEQPYLASSDPGRIMLTFGNDGERSRNISWQCDSVPQKGWVELVKDSTSDTIRMDAQFKLFKTTGGKSVYYWTKLKNLVFHSGYKYRVRTGTKASGWYRFSMPDNTTNRFSFVYFGDVQDSLGGKLKDVFTNVRHQLPKTDFYVFVGDLVERPMDCYWQEAFNSLDSITQTKPIIVSPGNHEYIKGMPSHLEERFTYTLSYLIDSRYKDNNVFSFDYKDATIITLDSNRDFWYLFSQKKWLKEALEKSKKKWKIVVLHHPIYSIKGKYNNLIVRLILNPLIKEYGVDLVLEGHEHNYARMTTKKENGDLTTPVYLVSHCSPKDYRLHFNDLYDRYGNNQKFYQNITVTKDTLRVQAFIGNNQLYDDLCIIKNKNQVRVVDNAKKIPQKLNVSESYKREKPKDAKKYEREMREWLQKVHK; encoded by the coding sequence ATGAAAAATAAAAAAATAATATGGGGGATAGTGACTATTATAACGATAGTAGTTTTTATTCTTTGGGTAAAACAATGGAATGTGTGGTTTGGCAATCCAAAGGAACAACCTTATTTGGCAAGTTCAGATCCCGGTCGTATAATGCTAACATTTGGTAATGATGGAGAGAGGTCTCGAAACATTAGCTGGCAATGTGACTCTGTTCCTCAAAAAGGTTGGGTAGAACTAGTGAAAGACAGCACATCTGATACGATTCGGATGGATGCCCAATTTAAACTGTTTAAGACAACTGGTGGAAAATCGGTTTATTACTGGACAAAACTCAAGAATCTTGTTTTTCATTCCGGTTATAAGTATCGGGTTCGTACCGGAACAAAAGCTTCCGGATGGTATCGTTTTTCTATGCCCGATAATACTACCAACCGTTTTTCTTTTGTTTATTTTGGAGATGTGCAGGATTCCCTTGGTGGTAAACTAAAAGATGTCTTTACCAATGTTCGTCATCAATTACCTAAAACTGATTTCTATGTTTTTGTTGGCGACCTCGTAGAGCGTCCGATGGATTGCTACTGGCAGGAAGCATTTAATAGCCTGGATTCTATCACGCAGACAAAGCCAATAATTGTATCGCCTGGTAATCATGAATACATAAAAGGAATGCCTAGTCACCTTGAAGAGCGATTTACATATACTCTTTCTTACTTAATAGACTCCCGCTATAAAGATAATAATGTCTTTTCATTTGATTATAAAGATGCAACGATAATTACTCTCGATTCTAATAGAGACTTCTGGTATCTCTTTTCACAAAAGAAATGGTTAAAAGAAGCTTTAGAGAAATCTAAGAAAAAGTGGAAAATTGTGGTACTCCATCATCCTATTTATTCTATTAAAGGGAAATATAATAATTTAATAGTTCGCCTGATTTTAAATCCTTTGATAAAAGAATACGGAGTAGATTTAGTCTTGGAGGGACATGAACACAATTATGCACGCATGACTACAAAGAAGGAAAATGGAGATCTTACCACTCCTGTTTATTTAGTTAGCCATTGTTCTCCAAAGGATTATCGTCTTCATTTTAATGACTTGTATGATCGTTATGGCAACAATCAGAAGTTTTATCAAAATATAACAGTGACTAAAGATACGTTGAGAGTACAAGCATTCATTGGCAATAATCAGCTGTATGATGATTTATGTATTATTAAAAATAAAAATCAGGTAAGAGTCGTTGATAATGCAAAAAAAATACCTCAAAAGCTAAACGTTTCAGAGAGTTATAAAAGAGAGAAACCTAAAGATGCAAAGAAATACGAAAGGGAAATGAGGGAATGGCTTCAAAAAGTGCATAAATAA
- a CDS encoding DUF1343 domain-containing protein: MDRLLPMLRNKRVALVVNHTSIVNKKGTHLLDSLIARGITVKKIFAPEHGFRGNADAGEQVKDGKDAKTGLPIISLYGKNKKPSKEQMADVDVVLFDIQDVGARFYTYISTMHYVMEACAENDKRLIITDRPNPCDQIDGPIMKSALRSFVGMHLIPLLHGCTVGELAQMINGEGWLEGKKKCPLTVIKIKNWKHGQPYSLPVKPSPNLGNDHAISFYASLCPFEATDISVGRGTHIPFEVLGAPDKKYGEITFTPTSLTGFDKNPLHKNELCYGIDLRKAPSPKGFTLKYIIQFYKKSGQGADFFTRPRWFDQLMGDPSVRKEIIEGKSETEIKAGWKQGLAKYKKMRVKYLLYAE; encoded by the coding sequence ATGGACAGACTTCTGCCAATGCTTCGCAACAAGCGTGTAGCATTAGTGGTGAATCATACTTCAATTGTCAACAAAAAAGGTACTCACCTGCTTGATTCACTGATTGCAAGGGGAATTACCGTAAAAAAGATATTCGCACCTGAACATGGGTTTCGTGGAAATGCCGATGCCGGAGAGCAAGTAAAAGATGGGAAAGATGCTAAAACAGGACTTCCTATTATTTCTCTTTACGGAAAAAACAAAAAGCCTTCAAAAGAACAAATGGCCGATGTTGATGTGGTGCTTTTTGATATTCAGGATGTGGGAGCACGTTTCTATACTTACATCAGTACAATGCACTATGTTATGGAGGCTTGTGCAGAAAACGATAAGAGACTAATTATCACCGACCGACCAAATCCTTGCGATCAGATTGACGGACCAATTATGAAATCGGCCTTACGTTCCTTTGTGGGTATGCATTTAATTCCTCTGCTTCATGGCTGCACTGTGGGAGAACTGGCACAGATGATTAATGGTGAAGGATGGCTGGAAGGCAAAAAGAAATGTCCGCTAACAGTTATCAAGATTAAAAACTGGAAACATGGTCAACCTTACTCGTTACCGGTAAAACCATCTCCAAACCTTGGTAATGATCATGCAATAAGCTTTTATGCTTCTCTTTGTCCTTTTGAAGCTACAGATATCAGTGTAGGAAGAGGAACTCACATTCCCTTTGAGGTTCTTGGTGCACCGGATAAAAAATACGGAGAAATTACCTTCACTCCGACCAGTCTGACGGGCTTTGATAAGAATCCGCTGCATAAAAACGAGTTGTGTTATGGAATAGATTTACGTAAAGCTCCATCTCCAAAGGGATTTACACTTAAGTACATTATACAGTTTTATAAAAAATCGGGGCAGGGAGCTGACTTCTTTACTCGTCCCCGCTGGTTTGACCAATTAATGGGAGACCCTTCTGTTCGCAAAGAAATTATTGAAGGGAAGAGTGAGACTGAAATAAAAGCCGGATGGAAACAAGGATTGGCGAAATATAAAAAGATGCGGGTGAAATACTTGCTTTATGCTGAATAA
- a CDS encoding transporter, giving the protein MLKFLKNWALPIGMLTGAIGYQFFTLLSPLTPALIFVMLLFTFCKVSPHELRFERLHLWLIVIQLLGSILIYVSIAAFNPTVAEGAMICMLAPTATSAAVITGMLGGSVSCLTTYTLLSNVVVAIAAPFIFSLMGTNSSLPFFESFFFICKQVMPLLILPFVCAWFIQVKLPNLHSKMVSMHLASFYLWVVALAIVTGKTIDFLVNQENPNYTNEIMIAVSGLVICCLQFFLGKTIGGHYKNRISGGQALGQKNTILAIWMAQAYLNPLASVGPASYVLWQNTINSWQLWKKRRKDEAASQTK; this is encoded by the coding sequence ATGTTGAAGTTCTTAAAGAATTGGGCTTTACCTATAGGGATGCTGACTGGTGCGATTGGCTATCAGTTCTTTACCTTGCTTTCCCCTTTAACACCAGCTCTTATTTTTGTGATGTTACTTTTTACATTTTGCAAAGTTTCTCCTCACGAACTTAGATTTGAGAGACTTCACCTCTGGCTTATCGTTATCCAGCTATTGGGAAGTATATTGATCTATGTTTCTATTGCCGCTTTCAATCCAACTGTTGCCGAAGGAGCCATGATATGTATGCTTGCCCCCACAGCTACCTCGGCTGCGGTTATTACCGGCATGCTGGGAGGAAGCGTATCCTGTCTCACCACATACACCTTACTCTCTAACGTTGTTGTGGCTATTGCAGCTCCTTTTATCTTTTCATTGATGGGAACTAACAGTTCACTGCCGTTTTTTGAATCCTTTTTCTTTATCTGTAAACAAGTGATGCCATTACTGATACTTCCTTTCGTTTGTGCCTGGTTTATTCAGGTGAAACTACCCAATCTTCACAGTAAAATGGTTAGCATGCACTTAGCTTCCTTTTATCTTTGGGTCGTAGCTCTGGCTATTGTGACAGGAAAGACAATCGACTTCCTTGTTAATCAGGAGAATCCTAATTATACAAATGAGATAATGATTGCAGTGTCCGGATTGGTCATTTGTTGCTTGCAGTTCTTTCTTGGAAAGACAATTGGCGGACATTATAAAAACCGTATCTCGGGAGGGCAGGCTCTTGGTCAAAAGAATACCATCCTTGCTATTTGGATGGCGCAAGCTTACCTAAATCCCCTTGCTTCAGTAGGGCCAGCTTCATATGTATTGTGGCAAAATACAATTAACTCCTGGCAGCTTTGGAAAAAAAGGCGCAAAGATGAGGCCGCTTCCCAAACTAAGTAA
- a CDS encoding putative LPS assembly protein LptD — protein sequence MTSLKAKTYIIPLLFLVVILSLTDGAHAQKRKSGGLSSDTIKADTVAQDSLSLKSKKKQALNAPVKYEASDSIVFTQGGYAHLYGKGKVNYEKIELESEIITMNMDSSTVFARGKTDSLGVVTGAPVFKDGETPYESKAIHYNFKSKRGYINNVVTQQGEGYVSSYSAKKSAGDDMFMENGKYTTCDNHEHPHFYLQLTRAKVKPKKNVVFGPAYLVVEDVPLPLAIPFGFFPFSSSYSSGFIMPTYGDEMNRGFYLRDGGYYFAVSDYMDLKLTGEIFTKGSWGLGASTNYNKRYKYSGSLSTNYQVTKTGDKNMPDYSESKDFKINWSHRQDAKASPNSSFSASVNFATSSYEKTNLGSYYNPTMNSQNTKTSSVSYTRSFPEQGLTLSSTFNIAQRTKDSTLAVTLPDLNISLSRLFPFKRKNGVGAERWYEKISMSYTGQLRNSITTKEDKFLKSSLVKDWQNAMNHSIPISATFTLFKYINVTPSASYNERWYTYKVNQSWDDGKQKAKNDTVFGFNRVYNYNASIGVSTKLYGSYTPLKAIFGDKIETIRHVITPTISLSAQPDFGAKRYGYWDSYVHTNSAGVKDTVQYSPYAGSLFGVPGKGKQGNISFDVSNNLEMKIKSNRDSTGVRKISLIDELGGSLSYNMAAATRPWSDLGMRLRLKLSKSYTFNFNTSFATYAYRFNKNGQVEVGDRTEWSYGRFGRFQGSGSSFSYTFDNNTWKKWFAKKDEEKDKKDKSQVDKPAGEKSSEEATADGSAKKEKKAEVDPNGYLPFKMPWSFNISYSFNFRENTSAAINKKTMRYPYRLTHTLSGQGNVKLTDKWAFTFQGSYDFDAKKIAQTTCNITRDLHCWSMTCSLSPFGIYRSYNFTIRANSSMLQDLKWEQRSSASSNIKWY from the coding sequence ATGACGTCGTTAAAAGCAAAAACATATATTATCCCGCTCTTGTTTCTTGTTGTGATTCTTTCACTTACTGATGGAGCGCATGCACAGAAGAGAAAGTCAGGCGGGCTGTCTTCTGATACTATTAAGGCAGATACTGTAGCTCAGGATTCCTTGTCACTCAAGTCAAAGAAGAAACAAGCTTTGAATGCTCCGGTTAAGTACGAAGCAAGTGATTCCATCGTTTTTACTCAGGGTGGATATGCACATTTATACGGAAAAGGCAAGGTTAATTATGAAAAGATAGAACTGGAATCGGAAATTATTACCATGAACATGGATAGTAGTACTGTCTTTGCAAGGGGAAAAACCGATTCATTGGGAGTTGTTACCGGTGCGCCTGTCTTTAAAGACGGAGAAACACCTTACGAATCAAAAGCCATTCACTATAATTTTAAAAGCAAACGAGGATATATTAATAATGTAGTTACCCAGCAGGGAGAAGGCTACGTATCAAGCTATAGTGCAAAGAAAAGCGCAGGTGATGATATGTTTATGGAGAACGGAAAGTACACAACCTGTGATAACCATGAACATCCGCACTTCTATTTACAGTTAACGCGTGCAAAAGTCAAGCCCAAAAAGAATGTAGTTTTTGGTCCGGCCTATCTGGTTGTGGAAGATGTTCCTCTACCGCTGGCTATCCCTTTTGGATTTTTTCCTTTTAGCAGCAGCTATTCTTCCGGATTCATTATGCCTACTTACGGAGACGAAATGAATCGTGGTTTTTACTTGCGCGATGGTGGATATTATTTTGCCGTGAGTGACTATATGGACCTGAAACTAACCGGTGAGATCTTTACAAAAGGATCATGGGGACTTGGAGCATCAACGAATTATAATAAAAGATATAAATATTCCGGTTCTTTAAGCACGAATTACCAGGTGACCAAGACCGGTGATAAGAATATGCCGGACTATTCCGAGTCAAAAGACTTTAAGATAAACTGGTCTCATCGTCAGGATGCAAAGGCAAGTCCCAATAGCTCCTTCTCGGCTAGTGTAAACTTTGCCACCAGTAGCTACGAGAAAACCAATCTGGGAAGCTACTATAATCCGACAATGAACTCGCAGAACACTAAGACTTCAAGTGTTAGTTATACCCGAAGTTTTCCTGAACAGGGTCTGACTCTTTCAAGTACATTTAATATTGCTCAGAGAACAAAAGACTCAACTCTGGCTGTAACCTTACCGGATTTGAATATCTCATTGAGCCGTCTTTTTCCTTTCAAAAGAAAAAATGGTGTGGGTGCGGAACGCTGGTATGAAAAAATCTCGATGAGTTATACCGGACAGTTAAGGAATAGCATTACTACGAAAGAAGATAAATTCTTAAAATCAAGTCTTGTAAAGGACTGGCAAAATGCAATGAATCACTCCATTCCAATTAGTGCCACTTTTACTTTGTTTAAATACATAAATGTAACTCCGTCGGCCAGTTATAATGAACGTTGGTATACTTATAAAGTGAACCAATCATGGGATGATGGAAAGCAGAAAGCAAAAAATGATACCGTTTTTGGTTTTAACCGGGTTTATAACTATAATGCCAGTATTGGAGTAAGTACCAAACTATATGGTTCCTATACGCCGCTGAAAGCTATTTTTGGTGATAAGATTGAAACTATCCGTCACGTGATAACACCAACCATAAGCCTTAGTGCTCAACCCGATTTTGGAGCCAAACGTTATGGGTACTGGGATAGTTATGTACATACTAATTCCGCAGGAGTTAAGGATACTGTTCAATACTCACCTTATGCCGGATCTCTTTTCGGAGTCCCGGGTAAAGGTAAGCAAGGAAATATAAGTTTTGATGTTTCCAATAATCTGGAAATGAAAATTAAATCAAACCGTGATTCTACAGGGGTGCGTAAGATTAGTCTGATCGATGAACTTGGAGGAAGTCTATCATATAATATGGCGGCCGCTACCAGACCATGGAGTGACCTGGGCATGCGTCTGCGTTTGAAGCTATCCAAAAGTTATACGTTCAACTTCAACACCTCTTTTGCAACTTATGCTTATAGGTTTAATAAAAATGGTCAGGTTGAAGTGGGAGACAGAACAGAGTGGTCGTATGGCCGTTTTGGTAGATTCCAGGGTTCAGGCTCTTCTTTCTCTTATACCTTTGATAATAATACCTGGAAAAAGTGGTTTGCTAAGAAGGATGAGGAGAAAGATAAAAAAGATAAGTCTCAGGTAGATAAACCTGCCGGGGAGAAATCGTCAGAGGAAGCAACTGCAGATGGCAGTGCAAAGAAAGAAAAGAAGGCTGAAGTTGATCCTAATGGATATCTGCCATTTAAAATGCCTTGGTCTTTCAATATCTCTTACTCTTTTAATTTCAGAGAAAATACGTCTGCGGCCATCAATAAAAAAACAATGCGTTATCCATATAGATTAACGCATACTCTCAGTGGTCAGGGTAATGTTAAGTTGACAGATAAATGGGCCTTTACTTTCCAGGGATCGTATGACTTTGATGCAAAGAAAATTGCACAGACAACTTGTAATATAACCCGTGACCTGCACTGTTGGAGCATGACTTGTAGTTTGTCTCCGTTCGGAATATATCGTTCGTATAACTTCACTATCCGGGCAAATTCCAGCATGTTGCAAGATCTGAAGTGGGAACAACGAAGCAGTGCTTCTTCTAATATCAAGTGGTATTGA
- a CDS encoding mechanosensitive ion channel family protein, translating into MNLHSFFNNTILDLTIERVITFFIKAILIYAITQITVSVTKYLFRRSQRRKSVAFLDKTTVGFIQRIVVYALYIVGTAIFLSLIPGMEKVSSSILAGAGIMAMAIGFASQEALSNIIGGMFIVFAKPFRIGDSIKIDEVVNGTVSEITLRHTIIRSLDNRMIIIPNSKINSSTIVNSTIGEQDTCSFIEVGVSYETDLNKAINVMREEIMKHPKLIDRRTPEEKQEGNPQVVIRVTELGNSAITLKAWAWASNAGDAFVLKCDLLKLIKERFDKEKIEIPYPYSNVIVKK; encoded by the coding sequence ATGAATCTACACAGTTTTTTCAATAATACAATTTTAGATCTTACCATTGAGAGAGTGATTACTTTCTTCATCAAAGCTATTCTTATTTATGCTATCACACAAATAACTGTTTCGGTCACAAAATATTTATTCCGACGTTCACAAAGGAGAAAATCAGTTGCCTTTCTTGATAAAACAACTGTAGGATTTATTCAACGCATTGTGGTTTATGCTCTTTATATAGTGGGTACCGCGATTTTCCTTTCACTAATTCCGGGAATGGAAAAGGTTAGTAGTTCAATACTTGCCGGTGCGGGAATTATGGCAATGGCTATTGGTTTTGCTTCCCAGGAAGCTTTATCGAATATTATTGGAGGAATGTTTATTGTTTTTGCCAAGCCTTTCAGAATTGGCGATTCGATAAAGATTGATGAGGTGGTAAACGGAACTGTGTCTGAGATTACTCTTCGCCACACTATAATCCGAAGTCTGGATAACAGAATGATTATTATTCCAAACAGCAAAATAAACTCAAGCACTATTGTTAACTCCACTATTGGAGAACAGGATACATGCAGCTTTATTGAAGTGGGAGTTTCTTATGAAACAGATCTGAATAAGGCAATTAATGTAATGAGAGAGGAAATAATGAAACATCCAAAACTCATTGATCGCCGCACACCGGAAGAAAAACAAGAAGGCAATCCACAAGTCGTTATTCGCGTTACAGAACTTGGTAACTCTGCAATAACTCTTAAGGCGTGGGCATGGGCTTCAAATGCCGGGGATGCTTTTGTTCTGAAATGTGATTTATTGAAATTAATAAAAGAACGTTTCGACAAAGAAAAAATTGAAATTCCATATCCTTATAGCAATGTGATAGTAAAGAAATAA
- a CDS encoding HD domain-containing protein: MNVIELINKYYTPGRQLDILLTHSRSVADKALQIAANHPELNLDKVFIEEAAMIHDIGIFLTNAHGIDCVGTEPYICHGYLGADLIRKEGYPLHALVCERHTGAGISASDIEKSGLPLPYRDMLPVSLEEQLICFADKFFSKTHLDREKSVEAARKSISKFGTEGLKRFDNWCDLFL, translated from the coding sequence ATGAATGTAATAGAGCTTATTAATAAATATTATACCCCCGGAAGGCAACTTGATATTTTGCTGACTCATAGTCGGTCTGTTGCAGATAAAGCGTTACAGATTGCAGCTAATCATCCGGAACTTAATTTGGATAAGGTCTTTATTGAAGAAGCTGCAATGATACACGATATAGGGATATTCCTGACAAATGCACATGGAATAGACTGCGTTGGAACGGAACCATATATTTGTCATGGCTATCTGGGGGCCGATCTGATAAGAAAGGAAGGATACCCACTTCATGCGTTGGTTTGTGAACGCCATACAGGTGCGGGAATTTCAGCATCCGATATAGAAAAAAGTGGATTACCACTTCCTTATCGCGATATGCTTCCTGTCTCTCTGGAAGAGCAGTTGATCTGTTTTGCCGACAAATTCTTTTCAAAAACACACCTTGATCGTGAAAAGAGTGTTGAGGCTGCACGGAAATCTATTTCAAAATTCGGAACCGAAGGATTAAAGCGCTTTGATAATTGGTGTGACCTGTTTCTTTGA
- a CDS encoding NAD(P)-dependent oxidoreductase — protein MKNIAIIGASGFVGSALLKEALNRGHRVTAIVRNPEKITLNHPNLTIKKGDVMIADSVEDLLKGCDTVISAFNPGWSNPMVYRDTQKAYSFIFEGAKKAGIKRIIIVGGVGSLFINGTRLIDMGVAEETILPGAKSLAALLYSLQKDEKELDWVFFSPAANIVFGERTGKFRLGKDDLITDSEGKSYISVEDYALAMIDEIENPQHHFERFTIGY, from the coding sequence ATGAAAAATATAGCAATCATTGGAGCCAGCGGTTTTGTAGGTTCAGCTCTTTTAAAAGAGGCTCTGAATAGAGGGCATAGAGTTACGGCAATAGTTCGTAATCCTGAAAAAATTACATTGAATCACCCTAACCTCACAATCAAAAAAGGTGATGTAATGATTGCAGATTCTGTTGAAGATCTATTAAAAGGATGCGATACTGTGATTAGTGCTTTTAATCCCGGTTGGTCAAATCCGATGGTTTACAGAGATACACAGAAAGCATATTCTTTTATTTTTGAAGGAGCAAAGAAAGCAGGAATAAAAAGAATAATAATCGTGGGCGGAGTCGGTAGTTTATTTATTAACGGAACGCGTCTTATAGATATGGGTGTAGCTGAAGAAACAATTTTACCTGGCGCCAAATCTTTGGCAGCACTACTTTATTCATTGCAAAAGGATGAGAAAGAGCTGGACTGGGTATTTTTCTCTCCTGCAGCAAACATTGTTTTCGGAGAACGTACCGGAAAGTTCCGTTTGGGAAAAGATGACTTGATAACAGATTCCGAAGGTAAAAGCTATATTTCAGTAGAAGACTATGCTTTAGCTATGATTGATGAAATAGAAAATCCACAGCATCACTTCGAACGTTTTACCATTGGATATTGA